In Dromiciops gliroides isolate mDroGli1 chromosome 5, mDroGli1.pri, whole genome shotgun sequence, the following are encoded in one genomic region:
- the NEUROD4 gene encoding neurogenic differentiation factor 4: MAKPYAKPKEMAELTSTPSWMDKALNSQDEIKEEDERQDNYRMLSGLAEEHDSMEEEEEEEEEEENGEKPKRRGPKKKKMTKARLERFRARRVKANARERTRMHGLNDALDNLRRVMPCYSKTQKLSKIETLRLARNYIWALSEVLETGQTPEGKGFVDMLCKGLSQPTSNLVAGCLQLGPQSLFLEKREEKAAIHDSTIPSHSFTYQSPGLPSPPYGHMETHLLHLKPPTFKSLVESSFGSHPPDCTTPPYEGPLTPPLSISGNFSLKQDGSPDLEKSYSFMPHYPTVSLSGGHGHSAHFQTATPRYEIPIDMSYDSYPHHGVGAQLNAIYND, translated from the coding sequence ATGGCCAAACCATACGCGAAGCCCAAAGAGATGGCAGAATTGACCAGCACCCCGTCCTGGATGGACAAAGCCCTGAACTCCCAGGATGAGATTAAGGAGGAGGATGAAAGACAAGACAACTATAGGATGCTAAGTGGCTTGGCTGAGGAGCATGACAgcatggaagaggaagaggaggaggaggaagaggaggaaaatgggGAGAAGCCCAAGAGGAGAGgtccaaagaagaagaagatgaccaAAGCTAGGCTGGAAAGATTCAGGGCCCGAAGGGTGAAGGCCAATGCCAGGGAGCGGACTCGGATGCATGGCTTAAATGATGCTTTGGATAACCTGAGGAGAGTCATGCCATGTTACTCCAAAACCCAAAAGCTCTCCAAAATTGAAACACTGAGACTGGCCAGAAATTACATTTGGGCATTGTCTGAGGTGCTTGAGACTGGCCAAACACCTGAAGGGAAGGGTTTTGTGGACATGCTTTGTAAAGGGCTCTCCCAGCCTACAAGTAACCTGGTGGCTGGCTGCCTCCAACTGGGGCCTCAGTCTCTCTTTCTGGAGAAACGTGAGGAGAAGGCTGCTATTCATGACTCCACCATCCCCAGTCACAGTTTCACGTATCAGTCTCCTGGGCTCCCCAGCCCACCCTATGGCCACATGGAGACACATCTCCTCCACCTTAAGCCACCCACATTCAAGAGTTTGGTGGAGTCATCCTTTGGCAGTCACCCACCTGATTGTACCACCCCACCCTATGAAGGTCCCCTTACTCCACCCCTGAGCATTAGTGGAAACTTCTCTTTAAAGCAAGATGGCTCTCCAGACCTAGAGAAATCATATAGCTTCATGCCTCACTACCCTACTGTAAGTCTGAGTGGGGGACATGGGCACTCAGCTCATTTTCAGACAGCTACTCCCCGTTATGAGATTCCCATTGATATGTCCTATGACTCCTACCCACATCATGGAGTCGGGGCCCAACTCAATGCCATCTACAATGATTAA